A section of the Pochonia chlamydosporia 170 chromosome 2, whole genome shotgun sequence genome encodes:
- a CDS encoding transmembrane alpha-helix domain-containing protein yields the protein MIIPIPERSIFDRASAGTAGSGIAAGGLAAKNSGGSDQSTKFIIGFCVAIPCTLIIVGFYFFFRRRKNKKAGKSGKNKNAKSKNSAWGRRNKEGGFFGKLSGKLRPTEPPAAYKREKELLPSSL from the exons ATGATCATCCCAATCCCAGAAAGA TCAATATTCGACCGCGCCTCCGCTGGCACCGCCGGTTCAGGCATCGCCGCCGGGGGGCTTGCCGCCAAAAACTCAGGCGGATCCGACCAGAGCACCAAGTTCATCATTGGATTCTGCGTCGCGATTCCCTGTACTCTCATCATTGTCGGAttttacttcttctttcggCGGCGCAAGAATAAGAAAGCTGGCAAGAGTGGGAAGAATAAGAACGCCAAATCCAAGAATAGCGCATGGGGGAGAAGGAATAAAGAGGGTGGTTTTTTCGGGAAGTTGTCTGGGAAGTTGAGGCCTACTGAGCCGCCGGCGGCGTATAAGCGTGAGAAAGAACTGCTGCCGAGTTCATTGTAG